Proteins encoded together in one Hymenobacter monticola window:
- a CDS encoding 3-hydroxyacyl-CoA dehydrogenase NAD-binding domain-containing protein encodes MTIGIIGSGAMGAGIAQVVAVAGHDVYLLDQSTTALEKATAGIASTLRKLAEKGKMTAEAAQAATARLHPTTDIQDFSNCGLVMEAIVEELGVKQQLFRQVEMVVPADCVLASNTSSLSIASIASACQRPERFIGIHFFNPAPLMALVEIIPAVQTREGLAEEMRALVQSWGKLPVLCKDTPGFIVNRVARPFYGEAIRLLEEGVADMATIDWALTELGGFRMGPFALMDFIGHDVNYRVTESVFTSFFFDPRFKPSFTQKRLFEAGYYGRKSGRGFYNYAEGAAMPEPTRDEALGQQILTRVLAMLINEAVDALALNVALKEDLELAMTKGVNYPKGLLAWADERGLPQVLATLDALYDEYHEDRYRASPLLRRLVRAGQTFAGQ; translated from the coding sequence ATGACCATCGGAATTATCGGCAGCGGCGCCATGGGCGCGGGCATTGCGCAAGTAGTGGCCGTGGCCGGTCACGACGTGTACCTGCTCGACCAAAGCACTACCGCGCTGGAGAAAGCCACCGCCGGCATCGCCAGCACCCTGCGCAAGCTGGCCGAAAAAGGCAAGATGACGGCCGAAGCGGCGCAGGCCGCCACCGCCCGCCTGCACCCCACCACCGACATACAGGACTTTTCGAACTGCGGGCTGGTGATGGAGGCCATTGTGGAGGAGTTGGGCGTGAAGCAGCAGCTCTTCCGGCAGGTGGAGATGGTGGTGCCGGCCGACTGCGTGCTGGCCAGCAACACCTCGTCGCTGTCCATTGCTTCCATTGCCAGCGCCTGTCAGCGGCCGGAGCGGTTCATTGGCATTCATTTCTTCAACCCGGCGCCGCTGATGGCGCTGGTCGAAATCATTCCGGCGGTGCAGACGCGCGAAGGGCTGGCCGAGGAAATGCGGGCGCTGGTGCAAAGCTGGGGCAAGCTGCCGGTGCTGTGCAAAGACACGCCCGGCTTCATCGTGAACCGCGTGGCGCGGCCCTTCTACGGCGAGGCCATCCGGCTGTTGGAGGAAGGCGTGGCCGACATGGCCACCATCGACTGGGCCCTCACCGAGCTGGGCGGCTTCCGCATGGGCCCGTTTGCGCTCATGGATTTCATCGGCCACGACGTGAACTACCGCGTCACGGAATCGGTGTTCACGTCCTTTTTCTTCGACCCGCGCTTCAAGCCTTCTTTCACCCAGAAGCGCCTGTTCGAGGCCGGCTACTACGGCCGCAAATCAGGCCGCGGCTTTTATAACTATGCGGAAGGTGCTGCCATGCCCGAGCCCACCCGCGACGAAGCCCTGGGCCAGCAGATTCTGACGCGCGTGCTGGCCATGCTCATCAACGAAGCCGTGGACGCGCTGGCGCTCAACGTGGCGTTGAAAGAAGACCTGGAACTGGCCATGACCAAGGGCGTGAATTATCCCAAGGGCCTGCTGGCCTGGGCCGACGAGCGGGGCCTCCCGCAGGTACTGGCCACCCTCGACGCGCTGTATGATGAGTACCACGAGGACCGGTACCGCGCCAGCCCGCTGCTGCGCCGCCTGGTGCGCGCCGGCCAAACATTTGCTGGCCAGTAG
- the paaD gene encoding 1,2-phenylacetyl-CoA epoxidase subunit PaaD, which yields MEKLVANNQELTAKVWRLLADVSDPEVPVLSILDLGIVRGVKVTGEEIHVTITPTYSGCPAMNVIATEIRLRLLAEGFSNVLIHNQLSPAWTTDWMSQAGRTKLEAYGIAPPVDGTATGHMLNLFGKDTAVRCPVCKSTHTHMVSQFGSTACKAHYQCDDCLEPFDYFKCHN from the coding sequence ATGGAAAAGCTAGTAGCTAATAACCAGGAGCTAACCGCCAAAGTGTGGCGGCTGCTGGCCGATGTAAGCGACCCCGAAGTGCCGGTGCTCAGTATTCTGGACCTGGGCATTGTGCGCGGGGTGAAGGTGACGGGCGAGGAAATCCACGTCACCATAACGCCCACCTACTCGGGCTGCCCGGCCATGAACGTCATTGCCACCGAAATCCGGCTGCGGCTGCTGGCCGAAGGGTTTTCCAACGTGCTGATTCATAACCAGCTCAGTCCGGCTTGGACCACCGACTGGATGAGCCAGGCCGGCCGCACCAAGCTGGAAGCCTACGGCATTGCCCCGCCCGTGGACGGCACCGCTACGGGCCATATGCTCAACCTCTTCGGCAAGGACACGGCCGTGCGCTGCCCCGTCTGCAAGTCGACGCATACGCACATGGTCAGCCAGTTTGGTTCCACCGCCTGCAAGGCGCACTACCAGTGCGACGACTGCCTGGAGCCGTTCGACTATTTCAAATGCCACAACTAA
- the paaC gene encoding 1,2-phenylacetyl-CoA epoxidase subunit PaaC — translation MSATLPETTAAAVPASAPRPLFPFVLQLADTSLILAHRLSEWCGHGPVLEQDLALANIALDLLGEARSYYQYAAELEGQDRTEDDLAYLRSAVEYRNPLLVEQPNGDFAHTIVRQFLFDNFHYHLLRELKDGPDAQLAAIAEKSVKEAAYHLKWSSEWVIRLGDGTEESRKRLDKAIATLWRFGGELTTPTDTEKGLQAAGLVPDYAALLPAMQAHAEHVFAEATVPLPTAVFAQLGGKTGRHSEHLGYLLSELQYMQRAYPGLKW, via the coding sequence ATGTCTGCTACCTTGCCCGAAACCACGGCCGCGGCCGTACCCGCCAGCGCCCCGCGCCCGCTGTTTCCCTTTGTGCTGCAACTGGCCGACACCAGCCTGATTCTGGCGCACCGCCTGTCGGAGTGGTGCGGGCACGGGCCGGTGTTGGAGCAAGACTTGGCGCTGGCCAACATTGCGCTGGACCTGCTGGGCGAGGCGCGTAGCTACTACCAGTACGCCGCCGAACTGGAAGGCCAGGACCGCACCGAAGACGACCTCGCCTACCTGCGCAGCGCCGTGGAATACCGCAACCCGCTGCTGGTGGAGCAGCCCAACGGCGACTTCGCGCACACCATCGTGCGGCAGTTTTTGTTCGACAATTTCCACTACCACTTGCTGCGGGAACTGAAAGACGGCCCCGACGCGCAGCTGGCGGCCATTGCCGAAAAATCGGTGAAGGAAGCGGCTTACCATTTGAAATGGAGCTCAGAATGGGTCATTCGCCTTGGCGATGGCACCGAGGAAAGCCGTAAGCGCCTCGACAAGGCCATTGCCACACTGTGGCGGTTTGGGGGCGAATTGACGACGCCTACTGATACAGAAAAAGGCTTGCAGGCCGCGGGCCTGGTGCCCGACTACGCGGCCCTGCTGCCGGCCATGCAGGCGCACGCCGAGCACGTGTTTGCCGAAGCTACCGTGCCGCTGCCCACGGCCGTTTTTGCGCAGCTGGGTGGCAAAACCGGTCGTCACTCCGAGCATTTGGGTTACCTGCTGTCGGAGCTGCAGTACATGCAGCGCGCATATCCCGGCCTGAAATGGTGA
- the paaB gene encoding 1,2-phenylacetyl-CoA epoxidase subunit PaaB, with protein MNQSEWPLWEVFIRSKQGLDHKHVGSLHAADATMAVQNARDVYTRRLEGVSIWVVESKYIHASNPDDSEAFFDPAADKVYRHPTFYEVPDSIKHM; from the coding sequence ATGAATCAATCCGAATGGCCTCTGTGGGAGGTTTTTATCCGCAGCAAGCAGGGGCTTGACCACAAGCACGTGGGTAGCCTGCACGCGGCCGACGCCACCATGGCCGTCCAAAATGCCCGCGACGTGTACACGCGCCGCCTTGAGGGCGTGAGCATCTGGGTGGTGGAGTCGAAGTACATCCACGCCTCGAACCCCGACGACTCGGAGGCGTTCTTCGACCCGGCGGCCGACAAAGTATACCGGCACCCCACCTTTTACGAAGTGCCGGATTCCATCAAACACATGTAA
- the paaA gene encoding 1,2-phenylacetyl-CoA epoxidase subunit PaaA: METLEQVLTPEEQFQARIDADVRIEPKDWMPDAYRKTLIRQISQHAHSELVGMLPEGNWITRAPSLKRKSILLAKVQDEAGHGLYLYSAAETLGTTRDQMLADLHSGKAKYSSIFNYPTLSWADMGCVGWLVDGAAILNQVPLCRTSYGPYARAMVRVCKEESFHQRQGFEVMQTLCEGAPEQKAMAQEALNRWWWPTLMMFGPKDADSPNTEQSMKWRIKRFTNDELRQKFVDMMVPQAEFLGLTVPDEKVQWNEERQAYDFGEVNWDEFWAVVKGNGLCNHERLQARVDAHEEGAWVREAANAHAAKRAARAAVAA, from the coding sequence ATGGAAACCCTCGAACAAGTCCTCACTCCGGAAGAACAGTTTCAGGCCCGCATCGACGCCGACGTGCGCATCGAGCCCAAGGACTGGATGCCGGACGCGTACCGCAAAACCCTGATTCGCCAGATTTCGCAGCACGCGCATTCTGAACTGGTGGGCATGCTGCCCGAAGGCAACTGGATTACCCGGGCGCCTTCGCTTAAGCGCAAGTCCATTTTGCTGGCCAAGGTGCAGGACGAAGCCGGCCACGGCCTTTACCTGTATAGCGCCGCCGAAACCCTGGGCACCACCCGTGACCAGATGCTGGCCGACCTGCACTCGGGCAAGGCTAAGTACAGCAGCATCTTCAACTACCCCACCCTAAGCTGGGCCGACATGGGCTGCGTGGGCTGGCTTGTGGACGGCGCGGCCATTCTGAACCAAGTGCCGCTGTGCCGCACCAGCTACGGGCCCTACGCCCGCGCCATGGTGCGCGTGTGCAAGGAGGAAAGCTTCCACCAGCGCCAGGGCTTTGAGGTGATGCAGACGCTGTGCGAAGGCGCGCCGGAGCAAAAAGCCATGGCCCAGGAAGCCCTCAACCGCTGGTGGTGGCCCACGCTGATGATGTTCGGGCCCAAAGACGCCGACTCGCCCAACACCGAGCAAAGCATGAAGTGGCGCATCAAGCGCTTCACCAACGACGAGCTGCGCCAGAAATTTGTGGACATGATGGTGCCCCAGGCCGAGTTTCTGGGCCTGACTGTGCCGGATGAAAAGGTGCAGTGGAACGAAGAGCGCCAGGCCTACGACTTCGGCGAAGTGAACTGGGACGAGTTCTGGGCCGTGGTGAAGGGCAACGGCCTCTGCAATCACGAGCGCCTGCAAGCCCGCGTGGACGCCCACGAGGAAGGCGCCTGGGTGCGCGAGGCGGCCAATGCCCACGCGGCCAAGCGCGCCGCACGGGCTGCGGTGGCGGCTTAG
- the paaE gene encoding 1,2-phenylacetyl-CoA epoxidase subunit PaaE — protein sequence MSRFHPLKIKNIRRETPDCVSVAFDVPAELREAFRYTPGQYLTLRREHQGEELRRSYSICSSPLDDEWRVAIKKVPEGRFSTLAVDTLHVGDTLDVMPPQGRFSPTLHPAQAKRYALFAAGSGITPILSIAKTVLLTEPDSHVYLVYGNRGRNSIIFKEAIEGLKNKFLHRLSVYHVLSREQGDSDLFFGRLDYAKTADILQKMVPAARLDEAYICGPEEMIHGVRQALAEAGVAPDKIHFELFATSNSPVNARATAPRPVGEDDQKSQVTVRLDGRAYPLAMSYYGDTVLDALLAVGVDAPYSCKNGMCSTCRARVTAGSTEMDVNYSLSETEVAKGYVLTCQARPTTPEVTVDFDQ from the coding sequence ATGAGCCGGTTTCACCCACTGAAAATCAAGAATATCCGCCGCGAAACGCCCGACTGTGTGTCGGTTGCGTTTGACGTGCCGGCCGAGCTGCGCGAAGCTTTCCGTTACACGCCCGGGCAGTATCTCACGCTGCGCCGCGAGCATCAGGGCGAAGAGTTGCGCCGGTCCTACTCCATTTGCAGCAGCCCGCTGGACGATGAATGGCGCGTAGCCATCAAAAAAGTGCCCGAAGGCCGCTTCTCGACCCTGGCCGTGGACACCCTGCACGTGGGCGACACCCTGGACGTGATGCCGCCGCAGGGCCGCTTCTCGCCCACCCTGCACCCCGCCCAGGCCAAGCGCTACGCGCTGTTTGCGGCCGGCAGCGGTATCACCCCCATCCTAAGCATCGCCAAAACCGTGCTGCTGACTGAGCCCGACAGCCACGTCTACCTCGTGTATGGCAACCGGGGGCGCAACTCCATCATTTTCAAAGAAGCCATTGAGGGGCTGAAGAATAAGTTTCTGCACCGGTTGAGCGTGTACCACGTGCTTAGCCGCGAGCAGGGCGACAGCGACCTGTTTTTCGGTCGGCTGGATTATGCCAAGACGGCCGATATTTTGCAAAAGATGGTGCCCGCCGCACGGCTTGATGAGGCCTACATCTGCGGGCCCGAGGAGATGATACACGGCGTGCGTCAGGCCCTGGCCGAAGCCGGCGTGGCGCCGGATAAAATTCATTTTGAGCTGTTTGCCACCAGCAATAGCCCCGTCAATGCCCGCGCCACCGCGCCACGCCCGGTGGGCGAAGACGACCAGAAAAGCCAGGTGACGGTGCGCCTCGACGGTCGCGCCTACCCGCTGGCCATGTCGTATTACGGCGACACTGTGCTCGACGCCTTGTTGGCGGTGGGCGTGGATGCGCCGTACTCGTGCAAAAACGGCATGTGCAGCACCTGCCGCGCCCGCGTGACAGCCGGCAGCACGGAGATGGACGTAAACTACTCGCTGTCGGAGACCGAAGTGGCCAAAGGGTACGTACTTACCTGCCAGGCACGGCCAACAACGCCGGAAGTCACAGTTGATTTTGACCAATAG
- a CDS encoding XrtX-associated membrane protein — translation MQSSSFEPGRGRWVLAALLLAALLLLGFYKEQIAVFLTVCWERMLAAMDLLQRATALQQGIDGNVVKRLLPAVATYAAMYLAVSLLLLKVLVPRQWWLVWRSYAAGLMVYAALVLLGKLGGDLVWAYRLSRQLLDFIMCPLPVGALYVLLQSGLVAPRRADRTAEQGL, via the coding sequence ATGCAGTCATCTTCTTTCGAGCCCGGGCGTGGACGCTGGGTGCTGGCGGCGCTGTTGCTAGCCGCATTGCTGTTACTGGGGTTTTATAAAGAGCAAATTGCCGTTTTTCTGACCGTCTGCTGGGAGCGCATGCTGGCAGCGATGGACCTGCTGCAGCGGGCCACTGCCTTGCAGCAAGGCATCGACGGCAACGTGGTGAAACGCTTGCTGCCCGCGGTGGCCACGTATGCAGCGATGTATCTGGCCGTGAGTCTGCTTCTCCTGAAGGTGTTGGTGCCGCGGCAATGGTGGCTGGTGTGGCGGTCTTATGCGGCCGGCCTGATGGTTTATGCGGCGCTGGTGCTGCTAGGCAAGTTGGGCGGCGACCTGGTGTGGGCCTACCGCCTCAGCCGGCAGCTGCTCGATTTTATCATGTGTCCCTTGCCGGTGGGGGCGCTGTACGTGCTATTGCAGTCGGGCCTGGTTGCCCCGCGCCGCGCAGATAGAACAGCGGAGCAGGGGTTGTAG
- the xrtX gene encoding exosortase X — protein MQSTAPATAPPDNRLLFRFLLVAGALYLAWFFVYQRWLEPDGRLDAALCGQIASSSASLLRIIGFGAAVAPADAQLLLMNGEPSVIVYPPCNGLVLYTLFAGFVLAFPGPGRRKAWFIPAGIALLWLLNVLRVAALALNHHYARQTVDFNHHYTFAIVVYGCIFGLWMLWARRLAPAPHAPAN, from the coding sequence ATGCAATCCACAGCTCCTGCCACCGCTCCGCCCGATAACCGGCTGCTGTTTCGCTTTTTGCTCGTCGCCGGGGCGCTGTACCTGGCGTGGTTTTTTGTTTACCAGCGGTGGTTGGAGCCCGATGGGCGGCTGGACGCCGCGCTCTGCGGGCAGATTGCCAGCAGCAGCGCGAGTTTGCTGCGCATCATCGGCTTCGGTGCCGCGGTAGCTCCCGCCGACGCTCAGCTCCTGCTTATGAACGGGGAGCCTTCCGTTATCGTATACCCTCCCTGCAACGGTCTGGTGTTGTACACTTTATTTGCGGGTTTTGTTCTGGCCTTCCCCGGCCCCGGGCGGCGCAAAGCGTGGTTTATTCCGGCTGGCATTGCCCTGCTTTGGCTGCTGAACGTACTGCGGGTGGCGGCCCTGGCGCTCAATCACCACTACGCACGCCAAACCGTCGACTTCAACCACCACTACACTTTTGCCATAGTGGTGTACGGCTGCATTTTTGGCCTGTGGATGCTGTGGGCCCGGCGCTTGGCCCCGGCGCCCCATGCCCCCGCAAACTAA
- a CDS encoding PID-CTERM protein-sorting domain-containing protein — MKSLLLTRLLPTLTLTLAFVGALSAQPGSGGPGPGTPITPTPTDVPLDGGASLLLAGGVAYGLKRLRERRKKA; from the coding sequence ATGAAATCACTTCTCCTAACTCGTTTACTACCAACACTTACGCTGACCTTAGCCTTCGTGGGGGCCCTGTCGGCCCAGCCCGGCAGCGGGGGCCCCGGCCCTGGCACGCCCATTACCCCCACGCCTACCGATGTGCCCCTCGACGGCGGTGCCTCGCTGCTGCTGGCCGGTGGCGTGGCCTACGGCCTCAAGCGCCTGCGCGAACGTCGCAAAAAAGCTTAG
- a CDS encoding fibronectin type III domain-containing protein, producing MRNFLQARRPARPRPVSFRTGRLLVLALLVLLLCSTGARAQVFTIGTNATTCSGTIYDSGGASGNYQNNESLTSVLTPATAGSRVQLVFSSFSTEGAVDFLRIYDGPTTSAPLIGSHSSTNSPGTVTATNSTGQLTLVFSSNASIVSTGFAASIACVAPPACAAPTLTAVSAITTTSANVEFTGGNGNTSYTVNYTPTGGTAQMTTGAASPIALTGLTPGTQYSVTVTGNCSGGLTATSPLVGSFQTLPSVPANDECAGAVSLASNVACSRTTGSTLGATASTAAGSCGGTADDDVWYSFVATNTTHTVTVTGNMTFDAVLDLRDGACPGTTVACADATPRGGVETITATGLSVGATYYVRVYSFSSFPPTSSSNGGFTICVTNPPVCPAPAALSTNSVTNTSANVTFSASAASYTVTYTPTGGTATTVTPAPTASPVALTGLTPSTTYTVSVVANCTGGLTSTAATTTFTTLAMANDVCSGAVALSCGQSVTGTTVGATTAGDPTGTCGGAFANRAGVFYSFVGTGDIVTVNACTTLQAFTGNTKVFVYSGTCGALTCVDGNDDQLTCLTNGVASQVTFPSVAGTNYFIFVQGVSGSPRFTLTLTCTSPVCNAPTALTINNLTQNSANVSFTAGTGNTSFTATLTPQGGTGTTAPVSSPFSLMGLAPNTTYTLSLQAACAGSGTTAAVTTTFTTPAAPLTDLTVANGQNLTASGPYNNITVQNGGTLTFTGPTSAAGAVQVQTGGVLITNCQPLTGSGSFALQTGAELRICDATGITTAGATGAIQLTGTRSYASDASYTYNGTAAQVTGAGLPAAVRNLTVNNPAGLTLSQGVSIAQVARLQSGNLATSGQAFTLLSSVNGTALIDNSGGVVTGTGTMQRYLDNRNAISYRHYSAPVSNTTLGDLTTSSFTPQFNTTYNTSAAPSLVTPFPTVFGYDQNRVSTVTSTYVGFDKGWFSPAGPGDAMQPTRGYTVNAPSSALIDFVGSFNTGTQNSGTLARGTDARAGWQLLGNPYPSPLDWSTVAPAQRPGMDAAVYLFQSSGQYSGTYRSYTNGIGSGSPIIPAGSGYFVRVTTPGTSGEVNLTNSNRVTTYGSQPPFGRSMADTRPQLQLRLAGAGLADETFLYLEAGATANVDAQYDATKLANPAGLDLASLAGTTQLAINGLAPLSTTDVVVPLALRVPQAGSFSFEVADLANFGTATVYLRDALTGTQQLLTTGTRYTFALVTAGTGRFSVVFRAAGVLATTAPLNAAAVSLYPNPAHANFTVLLPPLPGQREVHATLLNALGQVVASRSIGLTAAGATATFDTRLLATGVYMLRLQAGQHVLVKRVAIE from the coding sequence ATGAGAAACTTTTTACAAGCAAGGCGGCCCGCCCGGCCGCGGCCTGTATCATTCCGCACCGGCCGGCTATTGGTACTGGCCTTGCTGGTGCTGCTATTGTGCAGCACCGGCGCCCGGGCCCAGGTGTTCACCATTGGGACCAACGCGACGACTTGTTCCGGTACCATCTACGATTCGGGCGGTGCCAGCGGCAACTACCAGAATAACGAGAGCCTGACCAGCGTACTGACGCCGGCCACGGCGGGCTCGCGGGTGCAGCTGGTGTTCTCTTCCTTCAGCACGGAAGGCGCGGTTGACTTTCTGCGCATCTACGACGGGCCGACGACCTCAGCTCCTCTTATCGGGTCCCACTCTAGCACCAACAGCCCCGGCACGGTCACCGCTACCAATTCGACGGGCCAGCTCACCTTGGTGTTCTCCTCGAACGCTAGCATCGTCAGCACGGGGTTTGCGGCTTCCATTGCCTGCGTAGCCCCGCCGGCCTGTGCGGCCCCTACCTTGACGGCAGTGAGCGCGATTACAACCACCAGCGCCAACGTAGAATTCACGGGTGGCAACGGCAATACGAGCTACACCGTGAACTACACGCCCACCGGCGGCACGGCCCAAATGACCACCGGCGCGGCCTCGCCCATTGCCCTCACCGGCCTGACGCCCGGCACCCAGTACAGCGTGACGGTGACCGGCAACTGCAGCGGTGGCCTGACGGCAACTTCCCCCCTGGTCGGCTCCTTCCAGACGCTCCCCAGCGTGCCGGCCAACGACGAATGCGCGGGGGCTGTTTCGCTCGCTTCCAACGTCGCCTGTTCCCGAACTACGGGTAGCACGCTCGGGGCTACGGCCTCGACGGCGGCTGGCTCCTGCGGTGGCACGGCCGATGACGATGTGTGGTACTCATTCGTGGCCACCAACACCACGCACACCGTGACGGTGACGGGCAACATGACCTTCGACGCCGTGCTCGACCTGCGCGACGGCGCCTGCCCCGGCACCACCGTTGCCTGCGCCGATGCCACCCCCCGCGGCGGGGTTGAAACCATCACAGCCACGGGCCTGAGCGTGGGCGCGACTTACTACGTGCGCGTTTACAGCTTCTCCAGTTTTCCCCCGACGTCCAGCTCTAACGGGGGCTTCACCATCTGCGTGACGAACCCACCGGTTTGCCCAGCGCCCGCCGCCCTCTCGACCAACAGCGTCACCAACACGTCGGCCAACGTGACCTTTTCGGCCAGCGCGGCGAGCTATACCGTGACTTACACGCCCACCGGCGGCACGGCCACCACCGTCACGCCCGCCCCCACCGCCTCGCCCGTGGCCCTCACCGGCCTGACGCCCAGCACCACCTACACGGTTTCGGTGGTGGCCAACTGCACGGGCGGCCTTACGTCCACAGCCGCCACCACCACCTTCACCACCCTCGCGATGGCCAATGACGTGTGCAGCGGCGCCGTTGCCCTGAGTTGCGGGCAGAGCGTGACGGGCACCACCGTCGGGGCCACCACCGCCGGCGACCCCACCGGCACCTGCGGCGGCGCCTTTGCGAACCGGGCCGGCGTGTTCTACTCGTTTGTAGGCACAGGCGACATCGTCACGGTGAACGCCTGCACGACCCTCCAGGCCTTCACGGGCAACACGAAGGTCTTTGTGTACAGCGGCACTTGCGGGGCCCTCACCTGCGTGGACGGCAACGACGACCAGCTCACCTGCTTAACAAATGGCGTCGCTTCGCAGGTAACTTTCCCGAGCGTGGCTGGCACCAACTACTTCATCTTCGTGCAGGGCGTCAGCGGCAGCCCTAGGTTCACCCTTACTCTTACCTGCACCTCGCCCGTTTGCAACGCGCCCACAGCTTTGACCATCAATAACCTGACCCAGAACTCAGCCAATGTGAGCTTCACGGCGGGCACGGGCAACACCAGCTTCACGGCCACACTCACGCCCCAAGGCGGAACGGGCACGACGGCCCCGGTTTCCTCGCCCTTCTCCCTAATGGGCCTGGCCCCGAACACGACCTACACCCTGAGCCTGCAGGCAGCGTGCGCCGGCAGCGGCACCACGGCGGCCGTAACCACCACCTTCACCACGCCGGCCGCCCCGCTCACGGACCTGACCGTGGCCAACGGCCAGAACCTGACGGCCAGCGGCCCCTACAACAACATCACCGTGCAGAACGGTGGCACGCTCACGTTCACCGGGCCTACGTCGGCCGCCGGCGCGGTGCAGGTGCAAACCGGGGGCGTGCTCATCACCAACTGCCAGCCCCTGACGGGCAGCGGCAGCTTCGCGCTCCAAACCGGCGCGGAGCTGCGCATCTGCGACGCGACCGGCATCACCACGGCCGGGGCTACGGGCGCCATCCAGCTCACCGGCACCCGCAGCTATGCGTCGGATGCTTCCTATACCTACAACGGCACGGCGGCGCAGGTAACGGGCGCGGGCCTGCCCGCCGCCGTGCGCAACCTGACGGTGAACAACCCGGCCGGCCTCACCCTGAGCCAGGGCGTGAGCATTGCCCAGGTGGCCCGCCTCCAAAGCGGCAACCTGGCCACCAGCGGCCAGGCCTTCACGCTGCTCTCTTCGGTCAATGGCACTGCTCTTATTGATAACTCGGGCGGCGTGGTAACCGGCACCGGCACCATGCAGCGCTACCTCGACAACCGGAATGCGATTAGCTACCGCCACTACTCGGCTCCGGTGAGCAACACCACGCTGGGCGACCTGACCACGAGCAGCTTCACGCCGCAGTTCAACACCACCTACAACACCAGCGCCGCCCCCAGCCTGGTGACGCCCTTCCCCACCGTGTTTGGCTACGACCAAAACCGCGTGAGCACGGTGACATCCACCTACGTTGGCTTCGACAAAGGCTGGTTCTCGCCTGCTGGCCCCGGCGACGCCATGCAGCCCACGCGCGGCTACACAGTGAACGCGCCAAGCAGTGCACTAATTGATTTTGTGGGCTCGTTCAATACCGGCACCCAAAATTCGGGAACCCTGGCCCGCGGCACCGATGCTAGAGCCGGCTGGCAACTGCTAGGTAACCCCTACCCGAGCCCGCTGGACTGGAGCACCGTGGCCCCGGCCCAACGCCCCGGCATGGACGCCGCCGTGTACTTGTTCCAGAGCAGCGGCCAGTACAGCGGCACTTATCGCAGCTACACCAACGGCATCGGCTCCGGCTCGCCCATCATCCCGGCCGGCTCTGGCTACTTTGTGCGCGTGACCACGCCGGGCACCAGCGGCGAGGTGAACCTCACCAACTCCAACCGGGTCACCACCTATGGCTCGCAACCCCCCTTTGGTCGGAGTATGGCCGATACGCGCCCCCAGCTGCAGCTGCGCCTAGCCGGCGCCGGCCTCGCTGATGAAACCTTCCTCTACCTGGAAGCCGGCGCCACGGCCAACGTAGACGCGCAGTACGACGCCACCAAGCTGGCCAACCCGGCCGGCCTCGACTTGGCTTCGCTCGCTGGCACCACGCAGCTGGCCATCAACGGCCTGGCCCCGCTCAGCACTACCGACGTGGTGGTGCCGCTGGCCCTGCGTGTGCCGCAAGCCGGCAGCTTCAGCTTTGAGGTGGCCGATTTGGCCAACTTCGGCACGGCCACGGTGTATCTGCGCGATGCCCTGACGGGCACCCAGCAACTGCTCACGACGGGCACCCGCTACACATTTGCCCTGGTCACGGCGGGCACGGGTCGCTTCAGCGTGGTGTTCCGCGCCGCTGGGGTGTTGGCCACCACGGCTCCGCTCAATGCCGCCGCCGTTAGCCTGTACCCCAACCCCGCCCATGCCAACTTCACGGTGCTGCTGCCGCCGCTGCCCGGCCAGCGCGAGGTGCATGCCACCCTGCTCAACGCCCTGGGCCAAGTGGTGGCCAGCCGGAGCATTGGCCTGACAGCCGCCGGTGCCACCGCCACCTTCGACACCCGACTGCTGGCCACCGGCGTATACATGCTCCGGCTGCAAGCCGGCCAGCACGTTTTGGTCAAGCGCGTGGCAATTGAATAA